Below is a window of Ornithodoros turicata isolate Travis chromosome 7, ASM3712646v1, whole genome shotgun sequence DNA.
TCTTCAAATGAATCTCGATTTTTTATGTGTCTGGCATCACgcacctttccttctttttgtccGATCGAATGATCATATCACAAATGCCTGGGCCAAGTACTACGTTGACATCTGTCATGAAATCTTCTGTCGTCTAGAAGCAATAATGACACTGTAGTTAGGTGCTAAAAGTGTTTGTCGCATATAGCTactatttcttgcatttccaATACATGTAGGCAATTATACACAATGTACAGTTCATGTATAGCTTAAGATAGACACTATCTAATCCAAGTGTCCAAGCACATGTACAAGCTGTAGGTACTTATCAGTGATTACCTTTGCAGACAAAGAGTTGTGAAGTTTCAATACTGGCCCCCTGATATCAGCAGGCAATTTCTGAATTAGCTTCTGCCTAGCCTGATGGGTGAAGAAAAAAGTAGGCACAAAATCATGAGTGGGAACTGTTGTATAGAACTGTTAGTTGACAACATAACAGTTCTGGATTTATCTGAAAATGTTCGGTTTTCTCAGGGTGATACTGCTTTGAAACCAGGTCATCTAAATAAACCGTTTGAAACTGTTCGCACGCTGTGTTGCTGCTTCCCTTTaaagtctctctctctcaaagcTCAAGGTATTATCTTATCCAGGGCCGGTGTTTACTTTTTGCCTCCTGGGGGATAAGTGGGGAAtttgcatcccccccccccatcccctgtgttctggattttcgttctcCCTTCTGTCATCCTAAAACAGCTTCTTCGCCTTCTTGGTGCACCCCAGGTGGGATCAGGGGCGgcaattgccccccccccccccccccttgtagATGCCGCCGGCACTGATCTCATCAAATATGCCATACGTTATTTTTTTGTGTATGTTGTTTTAAACTGTAGAATGATATTTAGAATCCAGCTTTTGGATACCTCCGGAGCAAGTCCACATGATGGATCTTGCTCTCCACTAATGCCATGCTCTGCTACTAAGTAACCAAGAATGATGTTGACTATGTCTGTGCACAACGTCTTGAGCAAATACTTGGCAAGCTGGCTCTGTAAGTCCTCTGAAATGAAATGGAAAAAGTGTCAACAGTACTGTAGGCATCTTGTTCAGCGTTAATAAATTATTATACTTCATAATATACACACATTTTATTCTATTACTAGTCACGGGCTAGTTCCAGTGGCAAACATCACGAGTATGAAATGCTACACTGACCTGGAAGAACTTTGAGACCACGCTCAAACTGTTGCACGTTGGCAAGTAAACCAGTGAGCTTCTCCTGAAGGTCTGCATGTGTCTTGCGACGGGACGCTCCAGAAGACGCCGATGAGGACAGGAAGATAGATTTGGCCACTTCTTGGTACTTTCGGGTAAGGGGCCTGCATGGGGGTAAGACCATTCTTGCACTCAGCAGAAACTCGGGAAAAAAACAGGCACATGCAGGTGCAGGGCGTTTCAACAGAATACAAAATATAGAGGGAGAAATCAAAAGTGTACAAGTCGTGTTGGCTTTCTAAGTCTCCAAGCAAACTCTCAGGTGGGCTGAGTCTTTAAAGAAACGACAGAATGCCAAAACTGTGGGAGATTCTGCTCTGCAGCAGATGACACCTGGTTAAACTTCTAATCCTGCAGTCACGTTAGCAAAATAATTAGGAAAGTCAATCGCAGCTATTGTTTCTGTCGTGATCACATCCATCACCAAGTGTGTCAGTGGGGGCTACACTCACAGAGATTTGCCTTAAGTATTCCCGTGCATTAGTTTGCATTACTAATTAGCAGGCATACATTGGCAGCCTTTGAAGTCTCTTTGGTTGTCCCAGATAATGGCTTTGCAAAAATGTGAGCTAATTTAATTAAACGTAAAAATCCAAACAGATTTTATGACTCCTAGAAGTCCGAGCAATTGGTCAGTATTAAGTTAGTAGCTAAGCGAAGTATTAAGTGAGATATAGTAAACTATAAACAATCGACAGTCGTTGTTGTTGATTGTTCGAATAAAGCGTAATTCGAACTAAAGGGAGCTGCTCTGAATGAGGGCTTCATGCGTTGGCAGCTGCGTCAGAGACACGTCATGGCGTCCGAGCCGATGGGTAGTTGGGTGCGGCCGGGCAAACTGTTGCGCACTTTAATACGTTTGAGTTACTGGGCCTTTTCCCCTATTGAAATACACGTGGCTTTGCCGGGACCCGAGCATCAGTTCAAATTAAGGTATGCATttcgaattaacgggattgcactgtGTACTCCATTCACCTGTGAATTTTTTCAGCAATGCTGAGGCTAAGCTCCTTTGGACAGTCCTTGAGAATTGACAGCTGCTCTAGCTGGTCCTGTACTTCGCACAGGGTCATGAACTCCAGTTCAGCCTGCCTCTTGGGTTTCGGTGCCGCTTCAGCAGCATCATCAGAATCAGATTCTTGGTCCCCTTTTCCACGACCACCGGGacgttttttgctttttgtcgACCTGGTTTTCGTCTCTCTGCCCTGTGTACCTCCGCCAGACTTCCCACCTAAGGTGAAGGGAACGCGATTGTAATGCTTTCAATATAGCTGCCTTCAAACCCACTTTGTCTTACCTGTGGCCTTCTTAcgtctttcttcctttttatcGTGTTTCTGAACTTCCTCTTCTGGAGCGGGTGCAGCATGTTTGTGGGGTGCACTGGAAGCAGCTGTGGGCTCGAGGAAAACAACACCCTTCTGTGGGTCCTGTAAGTAACAAGTTATTACATGGCTTTTAAAGGCCAGCACTGATATTGATGTGTTCATGTCCTTGCACACTGCAATGAAAACGTACCTCAGAAAGGGATCAACAGTGAGGCTACATGTTAAACAAAGGTAATTGAGGCTACTCTGCAGAAGCTTCAAACACCAATAAAATTGGGAGTGTCAGATATCAAATCCtactcatttgcatttgctGTGAaagaaacatatgctatgcCTAAGCCACATACAGAGAGATAAGAGCAAAGATACCAAAGGAGCCTAAAAGGAGGCTTTCATAGCAGTGCCCTCATATATTATTTCTGAAACATTTTTTaacgtgcaaaaaaaaatataaaggtGCTTCGGTCTACAATAAAGTTTGCCAAAGTTCTTAAAATGTTCTGGAGCCAGTTCAGCCAAATCCAGTTTGATTCAAGCAACACAGCTTTATAATGTCACTCTCCCTAATGTACTGAAGTTTCTACAAGGCAGGTGCAAAAGACAGTGCTCACAGCAGAAAGCATGATTTTCCAAGAATCTGCTTTGAGTTTTCAAGTTTTGGGTAGCTAGTTATAATACTGGGAGTGATATGGATATGCATGAGGCAGCATCCAGCTGCCAAAAATTCAGTTGTGAGAAAAGCTATTTTAAATCAAAAAGTGGAAAATCCAGCAATGCAGTGAAGGTGGATTGAAGTAAAAACCTCAGGTTGGGAGAAGTATACAATAAACATGTATGTATAATATGTAATACACAACAAGATATGTAATACTACTGTAATATGTTATCAGTTCCAAATGTTGCCAGTCCCTGGCCTGAGGCATTTGCCTCAATCTTGTAAATCAAAGAATGTTTCGTCTCATCTACTACCATGCTTGTTTAAATTGTATCCTTTTATGAATGCAGATGCACAATTTTCGTATGACACTTTCACTAGGCAAGCTCTACTCAGGTAGAAGCAAACTAAATCTACAAATTTAGCAGTTGATGACGCTTGCTCATAAAGCTTCAATGATGAAACTGATGAAAGTGACACTGATAGTCGATATAATTCATGATTACTTACCAGTTCTGCCTTGGCTGTCATCAACGGATCAAAGGATCGCATGCAGGTGTCAATGAACGCGTCGCTAACCACAATGGTGTCCAGCAGAGCCTGAACGGATGCGCTTCCCTTAGAGCGAGACTTGAGCGCAACCTGAATGATGTTTGCTCCGTCCTCCGGTGTGCACACAGACGGAAGAAGCGGCTACAGCGAAAAATCCGAGAGATATATGAAGCATTTCAAAAGCGGATGCATAACCTACTTCCACGTATAGGAATAAAACATTACTAACACCGCTCACAGAGGGGGTCTGCATGTACTAGTATGTAATTAGACCCTTCCGTTTCGGGGGCTACATGTTTTTCTGTAAATCTGGGGGCTAAAATTTGGTTTTATTTTAGGAGGTGTAAAATGGGGTAAAACCTGGCAACATCAGGTAGAGGAGCGGATTTTTgggtgaaaaaacaaaaatagatagaaataaataaaacatttCTCACAATTTAAACTAACACAAGGAGCTATGCAGATGTGCTGACTGTGCGGTGCTtaggcccagtttcaccaataCTGGTTAACTCTAAACCAAGATCAAGGGTTCCTAAAACTTAAGTTAACACTCAAATCTTTTTTAcgaacgttagttggtgacatgatgAATGCTTCactgacaataactccctttagtgaagcaaagttaagcgttaaattcaagttaagcgGTCGTTGATcacggttcaaatgttaatcggtgTTGGTTAAACCGGACTTCAGCGTTCTCCGGTGCCTGTATTGCTGGAATATGTATTTTGGGAAGTTTTCTTTTCAAGCAATGCCGCAGCCTGTCAAAGCCAGATTTCGACAGGAAATGAGACAACGATTTACAGACGACATAAATTATATCATTTCCACATGCAAATGCTTTTCACATAGGTAGATATGCTGCTCTGGACGCTGCTAAGCCTATTCGTCCACCCTCTAGCACATCAACAAAACTCGGCCGACTTTACGGTCAGAAAACTTAGTAGGGTACCATGGCTTTTCTATACTTCAGTTTAGGAGTCCCAAGAAAACCGCTAAAGCATTAAGACAAATTCAAACTTGAAGCTACCACTTTTCTAATTTTACTTTTGAACTCGTTAGTCAAACATTTAGAGCCTGTCCAATTTCTTGAATCAAGTTCAATTCAAGTTGAATccaacaactcaggaaaaaggtgctgcaggattcgaacctgggcctTCTGGGCTTATGTATTTGTGTACTCCATGTATGTAGCCTGCCTCGGCCAATTGCTCGTTGTCTACAGTTGGAATGTACGTCATTAACCTACATGCCTCCACCACATTTCTATATAAACAAATCATAAAAAGAACGGCCCCTGATTGTGGCTAACCCAATTGGCGAAATAAAGAAGTTCACATTTAAAGTAATACCATAACGTCAGTCCAAGACCCTGTTGCTGCAACTTCCTCCACGGCAGCTTCAACTTGTGCAAGTATTCCCTGCCCTACGCAAATGCTCTTCAAGAACACCAAGTTCTCGTCCTTGTATCGCCGTTTGATGTAGGTTTTAGCGTCAGCAATACCCAGACGACTGACAGCATCAAATTCTGAAATAAGATTTTGTAGCCCCGCATCAGACACTGCACAAGGCTTTCACACATTGTTAGATGTTCTACAACAGACCTGGATTGCACAAAGAATAAACTTGAAGGGCTTCAACTGTCAAAACCAGAGACATGTGATAACTTGCCTAGGTATCCATTCTGCTGATAGCAGGAATCCACCCAGCTGTTCTGTGACCGAGAATAGATATCGGGGATGTACGACGTGCGCTCCGACCGACCGCCCACCAGAGTCCCGGCAAGCCGGCCGTTCTTGATCATATCGTCTACAATGCCTGTCAAACAAAACATGCCTCCTATATCTGCCATGTGAACACTTTTCAAGGGGACAGGACTCCATGTAGAGCAAGGCACCCACTTTCTCCTCATGTGTTTACACACATTACAACATAAAATCACATGCAGGTTGACACTTTCCTGACAGCGGGAACAAAAGTACGAATCACGTTTGGCTCACCATAAAGCAACTTTTCCGGAAACTGATAAGCGCTTATTAAAGTTGACAACTGAATAGGCCTGAAACATGTAAAAAGTTAACAAGAAATCAGTAAACTGCTTGTTGCCATATCGCAAGATCATGAAGGTATCATTCACACAAGAAATATGTGCATTATGGTCTTAGCCAACGGATGTCAGTGATGGCATTTGGGAATCAGCCTTTCGATATTGGTG
It encodes the following:
- the LOC135400968 gene encoding E3 UFM1-protein ligase 1-like, which gives rise to MAADWEEVKRLAADFQRAQLSTSVQRLSERNCIEIVKKLIELKLIDVIFTNDGKEYITPKHLQKEILDELTVAGGRINLVDLAHTLNVDLFHVQGRCNDLIRTDHSLQIVLGQLISRSYLDSLSEEINDRLQQEGHLTFGDITKLYDLPPEFLESVVYSRLGSIIKGHCDPTDKQHIFTDTYVTKHTYHIRGALSAVTRPIQLSTLISAYQFPEKLLYGIVDDMIKNGRLAGTLVGGRSERTSYIPDIYSRSQNSWVDSCYQQNGYLEFDAVSRLGIADAKTYIKRRYKDENLVFLKSICVGQGILAQVEAAVEEVAATGSWTDVMPLLPSVCTPEDGANIIQVALKSRSKGSASVQALLDTIVVSDAFIDTCMRSFDPLMTAKAELDPQKGVVFLEPTAASSAPHKHAAPAPEEEVQKHDKKEERRKKATGGKSGGGTQGRETKTRSTKSKKRPGGRGKGDQESDSDDAAEAAPKPKRQAELEFMTLCEVQDQLEQLSILKDCPKELSLSIAEKIHRPLTRKYQEVAKSIFLSSSASSGASRRKTHADLQEKLTGLLANVQQFERGLKVLPEDLQSQLAKYLLKTLCTDIVNIILGYLVAEHGISGEQDPSCGLAPEARQKLIQKLPADIRGPVLKLHNSLSAKTTEDFMTDVNVVLGPGICDMIIRSDKKKERQVLQGHRTALLSQLGEASEPALCLHLAVLLVLQTQTQRMIHASGKFVPQLVAFLKTHVPLEIHCLLQQAQELVLKQFTLDEESEEKKDVVAQLAECMPKLKELGATYKRQSVSED